In Tribolium castaneum strain GA2 chromosome 4, icTriCast1.1, whole genome shotgun sequence, one DNA window encodes the following:
- the LOC660220 gene encoding uncharacterized protein LOC660220 isoform X1, producing MNHRKNIPDTAARGNTVGRAHSTLSVSAVDYYLNLPVSSPPSPAVSTVTLTPGRIRNIDQDMEALRASRQDNPFIQQVIASRESLIDSLEEESDHANLMSRELSIDLDVDPLTLPEMHEHMIRSPPPTTWPRSPNFKMFQFPNGEEETLQVELNTKEKTKTDLKPKHSSWDGTETSPLKSLSKSHHHHQDVFSLLTPNSLRASGEDSIHLMAED from the exons ATGAATCACCGTAAAAATATACCAG ATACAGCAGCACGAGGGAACACTGTAGGTCGTGCACATTCCACCCTTAGTGTCTCCGCAGTAGACTATTATTTAAACTTACCAGTGTCTAGTCCACCTTCACCTGCAGTTTCAACAGTTACTTTAACCCCAGGAAGGATACGAAATATTGATCAAGATATGGAAGCCTTGAGGGCTTCAAGGCAAGATAATCCATTTATACAA CAAGTCATAGCTAGTAGGGAGAGTCTTATAGACAGTTTAGAGGAAGAATCGGATCATGCGAATTTAATGTCAAGGGAATTGTCCATTGACTTGGATGTGGACCCTCTAACTCTTCCCGAAATGCACGAACACATGATCAGGAGCCCCCCGCCTACGACATGGCCAAGGTCaccaaatttcaaaatgttcCAGTTTCCAAATGGTGAAGAAGAGACGCTTCAAGTGGAACTTAAC ACCAAAGAAAAGACCAAAACTGACTTGAAACCAAAGCATTCGAGTTGGGATGGGACTGAAACGTCACCGTTGAAATCACTGTCCAAGTCACACCACCACCATCAAGACGTGTTTTCTCTTCTGACACCAAATTCACTGCGAGCTTCAGGTGAGGACAGCATTCATCTAATGGCTGAAGACTAA
- the LOC660220 gene encoding uncharacterized protein LOC660220 isoform X2 translates to MNHRKNIPAARGNTVGRAHSTLSVSAVDYYLNLPVSSPPSPAVSTVTLTPGRIRNIDQDMEALRASRQDNPFIQQVIASRESLIDSLEEESDHANLMSRELSIDLDVDPLTLPEMHEHMIRSPPPTTWPRSPNFKMFQFPNGEEETLQVELNTKEKTKTDLKPKHSSWDGTETSPLKSLSKSHHHHQDVFSLLTPNSLRASGEDSIHLMAED, encoded by the exons ATGAATCACCGTAAAAATATACCAG CAGCACGAGGGAACACTGTAGGTCGTGCACATTCCACCCTTAGTGTCTCCGCAGTAGACTATTATTTAAACTTACCAGTGTCTAGTCCACCTTCACCTGCAGTTTCAACAGTTACTTTAACCCCAGGAAGGATACGAAATATTGATCAAGATATGGAAGCCTTGAGGGCTTCAAGGCAAGATAATCCATTTATACAA CAAGTCATAGCTAGTAGGGAGAGTCTTATAGACAGTTTAGAGGAAGAATCGGATCATGCGAATTTAATGTCAAGGGAATTGTCCATTGACTTGGATGTGGACCCTCTAACTCTTCCCGAAATGCACGAACACATGATCAGGAGCCCCCCGCCTACGACATGGCCAAGGTCaccaaatttcaaaatgttcCAGTTTCCAAATGGTGAAGAAGAGACGCTTCAAGTGGAACTTAAC ACCAAAGAAAAGACCAAAACTGACTTGAAACCAAAGCATTCGAGTTGGGATGGGACTGAAACGTCACCGTTGAAATCACTGTCCAAGTCACACCACCACCATCAAGACGTGTTTTCTCTTCTGACACCAAATTCACTGCGAGCTTCAGGTGAGGACAGCATTCATCTAATGGCTGAAGACTAA